From a region of the Halolamina sp. CBA1230 genome:
- a CDS encoding serine hydrolase has product MSIDADAEREIARLCRRIVRDENLPGLSVAVTDADDTLFAEGFGSRDLAGNRPATPETLYGIASCTKSFAGVALLQLAESGICDLDDRVSAYTDVSFDEPEPTLHHLLTHSSGLPSLGVSETLLARRLRLPAPNVALGDEEDFHAHVNAAEAERTDPPGERFAYCNTGYALLGETVESLTGKPFDEYVSEHVFEPLGMARSTFDDHEFSMADDHMTQYRQTDDGLMASSLPTREIGQAAGGILSSVSEMAKYLRLQLNDGEAEGAELLDANTLARAHEGYVDVPGRSTGREGPDRTYGYGWFRDEEFLGDRTLLGHSGSITVSSAYQGFLPDEQLGVALAANTSPAFPLGVVGEGVLAAALGEDPAESVPFFRLRRRHSRLAGEYTAYEGVMSATVERDGASLRVDFDHPLKDGEAVLFPAEPDETGSQRADTVYQYETVDSAGRREPAEFRVEDGEVSLLIDRWRLREAR; this is encoded by the coding sequence ATGTCCATCGACGCCGACGCCGAACGCGAGATCGCCCGGCTCTGTCGCCGGATCGTCCGCGACGAGAACCTCCCCGGACTCAGCGTCGCCGTCACCGACGCCGACGACACCCTGTTCGCCGAGGGGTTCGGCTCCCGGGATCTCGCGGGGAACCGCCCCGCCACCCCGGAGACGCTGTACGGGATCGCCTCCTGCACGAAATCGTTCGCCGGCGTCGCGCTGCTCCAGCTGGCCGAGAGCGGGATCTGCGACCTCGACGACCGCGTCTCGGCGTACACCGACGTCTCGTTCGACGAGCCCGAACCCACGCTGCACCACCTGCTGACCCACTCCTCGGGGCTCCCCTCGCTGGGGGTGAGCGAGACGCTGCTCGCGCGCCGACTGCGCCTTCCCGCGCCGAACGTGGCGCTGGGCGACGAGGAAGATTTCCACGCCCACGTGAACGCCGCCGAGGCCGAGCGAACGGATCCGCCGGGCGAGCGCTTCGCCTACTGCAACACGGGCTATGCGCTGCTGGGCGAGACCGTCGAGTCGCTGACCGGCAAACCGTTCGACGAGTACGTTAGCGAGCACGTGTTCGAGCCGCTGGGGATGGCGCGCTCGACGTTCGACGACCACGAGTTCTCGATGGCCGACGACCACATGACTCAGTACCGCCAGACCGACGACGGGCTGATGGCCTCCTCGCTCCCGACCCGCGAGATCGGGCAGGCGGCCGGCGGCATCCTCTCCTCGGTGTCGGAGATGGCGAAGTACCTCCGGCTCCAACTGAACGACGGGGAGGCCGAGGGCGCGGAACTGCTCGACGCGAACACGCTCGCGCGGGCACACGAGGGGTACGTCGACGTGCCGGGCCGCTCCACGGGCCGCGAAGGGCCGGACCGCACCTACGGCTACGGCTGGTTCCGGGACGAGGAGTTCCTCGGCGACCGGACCCTCCTCGGCCACTCGGGGTCGATCACCGTCTCCTCGGCGTACCAGGGGTTCCTCCCGGACGAACAGCTGGGCGTCGCGCTGGCCGCGAACACCTCGCCGGCGTTCCCGCTGGGCGTCGTCGGCGAGGGCGTGCTCGCGGCGGCGCTGGGCGAGGACCCCGCAGAGTCGGTGCCGTTCTTCCGCCTGCGCCGGCGTCACAGTCGACTCGCGGGCGAGTACACGGCGTACGAGGGCGTGATGAGCGCGACCGTCGAGCGCGACGGGGCCTCGCTTCGGGTCGATTTCGACCACCCGCTGAAGGACGGGGAGGCGGTGCTGTTCCCGGCGGAGCCCGACGAAACGGGGAGTCAGCGCGCCGATACGGTGTACCAGTACGAGACGGTCGACTCGGCGGGGCGACGTGAGCCAGCCGAGTTTCGGGTGGAGGACGGAGAGGTGTCGCTGCTGATCGATCGCTGGCGGCTGCGGGAAGCGCGCTGA
- a CDS encoding plastocyanin/azurin family copper-binding protein, which yields MRNSRRAFLRRGTAAIASATLLAGCSGGDATTETESFDGPVVEVGPDGRNVFSPGTNEPLRVEVGTRVRWAWRSANHNVAVRDQPADANWEGEPEIHHSGHTYEFTFEVPGEYHYVCEPHEGMGMVGDVVVESAEE from the coding sequence ATGCGCAACTCCCGCCGTGCGTTCCTCCGCCGCGGCACCGCAGCGATCGCGTCGGCGACCCTCCTCGCGGGCTGTTCGGGTGGCGACGCGACGACCGAGACGGAGAGCTTCGACGGACCGGTCGTCGAGGTCGGCCCGGACGGCCGGAACGTCTTCTCGCCGGGGACGAACGAACCGCTCCGCGTCGAGGTCGGGACCCGCGTCCGCTGGGCCTGGCGCTCGGCCAACCACAACGTCGCCGTCCGGGATCAGCCGGCGGACGCGAACTGGGAGGGGGAACCCGAGATCCACCACTCCGGCCACACCTACGAGTTCACGTTCGAGGTGCCCGGCGAGTACCACTACGTCTGTGAACCCCACGAGGGCATGGGGATGGTCGGGGACGTAGTGGTGGAGTCAGCCGAGGAGTAG